The following coding sequences are from one Humulus lupulus chromosome X, drHumLupu1.1, whole genome shotgun sequence window:
- the LOC133806202 gene encoding uncharacterized protein LOC133806202, producing the protein MAGAKDDSLQSINVQLNGQNYSYWHYVMKFFLKGKRMWGYVSGTSTKPKDDEDESFAEQLDLWDANNSKIITWTNNSVQQLIDIQLAKYETAKEVWEHLERLYTQSNFAKQYQLEIDIRALQQNSMNTLEFYSAMSNLWDQLALTESSELREFAPYIARRDAQHLVQFLMALRDEFEGLHGTILHRSPLPSVDSVANELLAEEIRLKSRVDKGGGGAKKGILPSPNPSVFAVPHPPAFNNQHKTQAKVGYEECSFCKQKGHWKA; encoded by the coding sequence ATGGCTGGCGCAAAAGATGATTCGCTTCAGTCCATCAATGTGCAATTGAATGGGCAGAATTATTCGTATTGGCATTATGTTATGAAATTTTTTCTAAAAGGGAAACGTATGTGGGGTTATGTTTCTGGAACTTCCACAAAACCGAAGGATGATGAGGATGAGAGCTTTGCAGAACAGTTGGATCTTTGGGATGCCAACAATTCGAAAATCATCACTTGGACCAACAACTCGGTTCAACAATTAATCGATATCCAATTGGCGAAATATGAGACGGCGAAGGAAGTTTGGGAGCACTTGGAAAGGCTGTATACACAGTCTAATTTCGCAAAGCAGTATCAGTTGGAGATTGACATTCGGGCCCTTCAACAGAATAGCATGAACACTCTGGAATTTTATTCTGCTATGTCTAATCTGTGGGATCAGCTTGCTTTGACTGAATCATCGGAGTTACGGGAATTTGCCCCTTACATTGCTCGGAGAGACGCACAACATCTGGTTCAATTTTTGATGGCTCTTCGAGATGAGTTTGAAGGCCTTCATGGAACAATCCTGCATCGCAGTCCTCTTCCATCGGTTGATTCAGTGGCTAATGAGTTGTTAGCAGAAGAGATTCGCTTGAAGTCTCGTGTTgataaagggggggggggggcgaaaAAAGGGATTCTTCCTTCTCCGAATCCCTCTGTCTTTGCAGTTCCTCATCCGCCAGCCTTCAACAATCAACACAAGACTCAAGCCAAGGTTGGCTATGAAGAATGCAGTTTTTGCAAGCAAAAGGGACACTGGAAGGCTTAA